TCAACTCCAGGTTACTCAACAGACAGAAGTAACAGCTAAACCCATGATCTTATCTGCAACCCTCTGTATGCAACCCTCTCCATGACAGAAATGTGCTTCTCATTGATACCTTCTTTGTATGGTAGCTTAAATATTGAGAGAATTGTTCTTGTCTTCTCTTCCGCACTTCTTCCTCTGACTGGCTGTCCATTTGgttcttcattttctgcatAAATGGCTCTGAAACATCctcaatatattttttgtaGAGGATCTCTGTCCTTCTCAGATCTAGGAAATCACTGTACTTCAAATACCTGTCCACCTCCTaagtaaaaaatggaaaataaaacgCATATGAACTATTGGCTGATGACATTAAAGATTCCACAGGTGAAGGTTTGCAGCTTGGCTGATCTGACTGCTCACTGCTCCAAGGCACCTGTTTTCCAgcccttccttctgctgctccctctctcTACTTCCCACCACTTGCTTCCAAGCTCACCCTTTCAAGAGCTCTGGAATTCAGACCTTTAATTTTTGAAGCTGTGGTGCAACACTGGCAGAAAATGACTCACTTTTCCCCATCAGGTTATTAAGCTGAAATCACTGCAGAGCAGGGGGCTGCAAGCACCAGACTGTGCAAgacaggcagcaggagaaggaccttccctgcagcactggcaaTCTGCTGGATCAGATCAGAGCAGCCCTCCTGCCCTCTGCTCACGGCACCACTGTCACCAAGTAACCACACCCACAGAACAAATATTAGGTGCAAACAGGCAGTTCAAGTCACCTGTGAGTCACATTTAGGGCTACTACTTCAGTCCTATCCAGAGGAGACTGAAAAGATCAGAAGCTCATACCTCCAGATTAGTTTTCCAAGAACACAGACAGCTAACATTTTCTCATGAATCACTGATTGGAAACTATAAGCATTGGCACGCAGGAAGGCACACAGCAAATTCTTACCCTCAGAGAATTTTCTCTGTCCAAGATGCACTGAACAGAAGCAATGATGTCTCGGCTTTGATCAGGTGCTGCctaacaaaacagcaaaaaaaacccaacatgaGGTGAAAGCAGGACTTAAGAGTAGGTGTTAGATTTACTTTTGAATTCAAAATAATTACTGTTGTCGTGATTAAAGGCATATTATACCACAACCCAGCTGGCAAATCCTTGCAAGATTTGCTCTGAACAGTTGGGTTAAATAGCAACAGAAGAGTGTTGGAAGAACTGGAAGGAGAACTGGAATGTACATGCTCAGACCATACACCTCCTTGGCTGTTCCTCACCATGACCAAACACCACTTGCTCCTTGCCACTGTTTCTCACGTGTGCCAAACAGGTGGCTCCTTAACTCCTGCACTCTAGACAAGGAGTACAGGCAATGCAGACCAAATCTATCATTTGGGGATGGAATGCATTTTATTACTAATTTCCACAGAATGGAATATTAGCCTGCTACTCCCTGTGCttaatactgatttttaattCCAATATACAGTGTAGTTTTCAGTCATGTCTGCCTTGGCCCACTGACCAGCTCCACACTCCTAAAGGTTTATTACACTAAGATGAGCAGGACCTCATCAGAGCAAGCAAGTAAGAGAGAAATAGTactaaaaaacccaccaaaaacaaatgagaaagaGGAAATCTAAATTTCTGGCATGTTTTAAGACCCTTTCATCCTACTATTTGAAACAACTGGCATGTTGTATTATGCCTGATGAATTTACTTCACATAGTCACAGATCCTTTCTAAAGCCAGCACTgtaacagcagcacaaagacaTGGCCAGCTAAGAACACTCCAGCTAAGAATCATCACTGGTGAACAAGATGAAAGTTTTCCTTCAAGATGATACATATTTGAAGAATCCCTAAGAATCGAAGGAGTTGGGTCTCCTTTGGCGAAAGGAATTAAGTCTCTTCTCCCTGGAAAAGCGCAGGCCCAGGGGGAGCCTCATCCCAGTACTACTTACAGGGCAGCTACAGAGAGGATGGAGGCTCTCACaagctgcaggaagaagacaAGGGGTAAGAGGTACCAAGTTGCATTGGCAGATGTTTCATCTCaacataagaaataaaattttaagtgaGATCAATCATTCACTGAACAAcctccccagggatgtggtggagtccccatcacTGAAGGTTTTCCAGGTGCAATTGGACAGGGAGCTAGATACTCTCATCTGCTGTCTCTTTCCCATGaaaggctggaccagatgatctttcaaggtcccttccagcctgggcTGTTCCTTGAGTCCATGATTCTAACTAGTCACAAGCTTGTTTCAGGTTTTATGGGAAACTTTTCCACATACCAAACTGCAAGTAACTCAATAAAGCTGCCTCAAAAGGATTCAAGAGCTCAATAAAACCCACTGAATCCGCTGCTATTTCCAGagttctctgtttttcttctccatgaCAAACACCTCTCAGATTTTACAGAACTTTGCAAACAAcaatttttcattcttccctTCATAACTTCGTTTCCTTCCTCCACTCACACCTTCACATGACAGAAGCccttctgttgcagtggggatactgcaacatgcatataccaaaccaggagtcctgtggaaaggaaatatatatggacagattcttgctagctgtttcagagatgtttatttctccagccgcatggccggagctctgccgaggaactgttccagtcacagacccgagggtccttctgcccgcgcagggaacacaaaccaaccaatgggaacgaggctgagcaggggcagggaagccccgtgtctgtgccctcagggcccctctcccagggctacacggcagggaagggaccccaacacctcacccgttttattttaataaaaggagaatgaaaacaactggataaacataacaagaacagtttcaaaacaaaacaagccaccctcctgagtctttaaatgtccaaacagattctgtggaacatcttagggctgacagaagggagacagaactctctgagcatgctttgtggggaaactgaggcaggagagggtttaacttcttccctcccccttttcatcccccactcggcattggaaagggatttttggggaaacaattggcaaaagcatggttttgtgagggaaaccatgggtgaaaaaacggattgggaatacactgggggtaataggacatagggtaaaagggaaaggtgggattaggaaagggagactgtagggagggcttacaatggagatattgcctaacatgactacgattttttgcatatatactgccttttacaggaacaccatcaggcccagtgacctgcgatgcttgtaacccttttctccctagtacaatattaaattccaccacctctccatctcccaagcttgggatgcatttttcagggttattctttttaatagcagttctatgcacgaatatgtcttgttggttgtcacaccttgttataaaaccataattttgcttaacattataccattttactatccctaaggtcttagttactacgatcttttcctttttccgagtggctgctgttttctgtctcgctgcgtctttgctctctccttcggtcgctcccgtgttggaattgtcggggctgctggtgcctgcgcgctcttcccggggtcgcgttcggggctgcgcgggccgggccgggccacgccgctcagttctccgtgcgtcgcctcctctggtcgcagcttcgctgccgctgccgggcgctgcacccacgtctcggccgggcccccgagcgatgactcccccgcgccctgctccagcgcgcgtctcggccgggcgcggctccgttccatcgccatcgccgccagccaccgcccgcgcgccgcccctctcggtcgggcgttcacggggctcgctccaccacgcgctgcacggggccattcgggcaccgccgggtcccgccgctcctcgctccgccgccgacactgcggctcgcgtggctccgcccgcgcgcgggaactgcctcgctgctgctcgcagagcgctcggtgcacgtggcctgggccgcacggtccctgcgccaggcttcccttctccaggacacagctgacattgctcaacagtctcggtaactaaataatattcacgaaaatattcttccatcggcatatattttgactccagtattaactgtgtccaaacggttttccaaaagcccttggtaagaattaaatcccaagaaacatagaaaaagttcttaaacaaccatgccaggaagtgtttcagttctttttgagcttgaatcaagctaaaattcacaaatcgttgttcaagaatcattttaagtttaagataa
The DNA window shown above is from Corvus hawaiiensis isolate bCorHaw1 chromosome 3, bCorHaw1.pri.cur, whole genome shotgun sequence and carries:
- the FAM228B gene encoding protein FAM228B; the encoded protein is MGSVNSPEGPWLQRFANGKPVRKPSRQQPWKAAPDQSRDIIASVQCILDRENSLREVDRYLKYSDFLDLRRTEILYKKYIEDVSEPFMQKMKNQMDSQSEEEVRKRRQEQFSQYLSYHTKKGYVFLDHYDPSEYDPFFQKTCTDCWKDESHQPAQ